One Mangifera indica cultivar Alphonso chromosome 4, CATAS_Mindica_2.1, whole genome shotgun sequence genomic region harbors:
- the LOC123215123 gene encoding ABSCISIC ACID-INSENSITIVE 5-like protein 7, translated as MDELLKNIWTAEESQAMTSSAVAGVEGSIPGGNLQRQGSSTLPRTLSQKTVDEVWKDLMKETGGGARDGSVGSGNALNVIQRQPTLGEITLEEFLVRAGVVRENTQQIPEGPNNVGLFANNGNTSLALGFQQPSRDNGLLAKCVMANSNSVPGQPSGLALNVGGVSSSQQPQQLQQHQYQPQQQGPLFPKQATVAFASPVNLVNTTQLTGTSPRARDPVVSVANPSMNNNLVQSCALQNGGMGMVGLATGGVTVATGSPASQASPDVIAKSSAESLSPLTCVIGQGRRSSALEKVVERRHRRMIKNRESAARSRARKQAYTLELEAEVAKLKEMNRELQKKQAEIMLAQKDVLLEKMKQHYGGRRLYLRRTMTGPW; from the exons ATGGATGAGCTACTGAAAAATATTTGGACTGCTGAAGAGAGTCAAGCTATGACTTCTTCAGCTGTTGCTGGGGTGGAAGGAAGTATCCCTGGTGGGAATTTGCAAAGACAAGGATCATCAACTTTGCCTCGAACATTGAGTCAAAAGACTGTTGATGAAGTTTGGAAAGACTTGATGAAAGAAACTGGTGGTGGTGCCAGGGATGGGAGTGTTGGCAGCGGCAATGCATTAAATGTGATACAGAGGCAACCGACTCTGGGAGAGATTACACTGGAGGAGTTCTTGGTGAGAGCAGGAGTAGTGCGAGAGAATACTCAACAGATTCCGGAAGGGCCAAATAATGTTGGACTTTTTGCGAATAATGGCAATACGAGTTTAGCTCTTGGATTTCAGCAACCAAGTAGAGACAATGGGCTGTTGGCTAAATGTGTAATGGCGAACAGCAATTCAGTTCCTGGCCAGCCTTCTGGTTTGGCACTGAATGTTGGTGGAGTCAGCTCCTCACAGCAACCACAGCAGCTGCAACAGCATCAGTATCAACCTCAGCAGCAGGGGCCCCTCTTCCCTAAGCAAGCAACTGTGGCTTTTGCCTCTCCAGTGAATTTAGTGAACACAACACAGCTTACTGGAACTTCTCCGAGAGCAAGGGATCCAGTTGTCAGTGTTGCAAACCCATCTATGAATAACAATTTAGTTCAGTCTTGTGCACTGCAGAATGGAGGAATGGGCATGGTTGGTTTAGCTACTGGGGGTGTCACGGTTGCAACAGGATCTCCTGCTAGTCAAGCCTCTCCAGATGTGATTGCAAAGAGCTCCGCTGAGTCTTTGTCACCACTTACTTGTGTGATTGGTCAGGGAAGAAGAAGCAGTGCTCTAGAGAAAGTAGTTGAGAGAAGGCACAGAAGAATGATTAAGAACAGAGAGTCAGCTGCTAGATCAAGGGCCCGCAAGCAG GCCTATACATTGGAACTCGAAGCAGAAGTCGCTAAACTTAAGGAAATGAACCGAGAATTGCAAAAGAAACAG GCGGAAATAATGCTAGCTCAGAAAGATGTG CTTTTGGAGAAAATGAAACAGCACTACGGAGGCCGGAGGCTATACCTGAGGAGGACGATGACAGGTCCGTGGTAG